In a single window of the Grus americana isolate bGruAme1 chromosome 31, bGruAme1.mat, whole genome shotgun sequence genome:
- the KRT8 gene encoding LOW QUALITY PROTEIN: keratin, type II cytoskeletal 8 (The sequence of the model RefSeq protein was modified relative to this genomic sequence to represent the inferred CDS: deleted 1 base in 1 codon): MSVTITRKTVRSSSAVPGRSFSSQSYTAGPGVRMSTASAFGGFGGSRYGAGLYRAPAVVPGVGGGITAVSVNQSLLTPLNLEIDPSIQRVRKEEKEQIKTLNNKFASFIDKVRFLEQQNKMLETKWSLLQSQKTTRSNMSGLFEAYVASLRRQLEGLGQERLRLEAELGNMQGLVEEFKNKYEEEINHRTEKENEFVLLKKDVDEAYMNKVELESRLESLTDEINFLRQLYDEELRELQSQISDTSVVLSMDNNRSLDLDGIIAEVKAQYEDIANRSRAEAESMYQIKYEELKTTAGKHGDDLRNTRGEITELNRLIQRIQAEIEALKNQRASLETAIAEAEERGELALKDAKGKLAELEAALQKAKQDMARQLREYQELMNVKLALDIEIATYRKLLEGEESRLESGMQNLSIHTKTTGYSAAGFGGGFSGGFGGGFGTSFASSGYAVPPPALESSSVPKSRAIVIKKIETRDGKLVSESSDVLAS, from the exons ATGTCCGTCACCATCACCAGGAAGACCGTGAGGAGCAGCTCGGCCGTACCCGGCCGGTCCTTCAGCTCCCAATCCTACACCGCCGGCCCCGGTGTGAGGATGAGTACGGCTTCAGCCTTCGGTGGCTTTGGTGGGAGCCGCTACGGAGCCGGGCTGTACCGGGCTCCGGCCGTCGTGCCCGGGGTCGGAGGTGGCATCACGGCCGTCAGTGTCAACCAGAGCCTCCTGACGCCCCTCAACCTGGAGATTGACCCCAGCATCCAGCGGGTGcgcaaggaggagaaggagcagatcAAGACGCTCAACAACAAGTTCGCCTCCTTCATCGACAAG gTCCGGTTCCTGGAGCAGCAGAACAAGATGCTGGAGACCAAGTGGAGCCTCCTGCAGAGCCAGAAGACCACCCGCAGCAACATGAGCGGGCTCTTCGAGGCGTACGTCGCCAGCCTGCGCCGCCAGCTCGAGGGCCTGGGCCAGGAGCGCCTGCGGCTGGAAGCCGAGCTGGGCAACATGCAGGGGCTGGTGGAGGAGTTCAAGAACAA gTACGAAGAAGAGATCAACCACCGCACCGAGAAGGAAAATGAGTTCGTCCTGCTCAAAAAG GACGTGGACGAAGCCTACATGAACAAGGTGGAGCTGGAGTCGCGGCTGGAGAGCCTGACCGACGAAATCAATTTCCTGAGGCAGCTTTATGACGAG GAGCTCCGGGAGCTGCAGTCCCAGATCTCCGACACCTCCGTCGTCCTCTCCATGGACAACAACCGCAGCCTGGACCTGGACGGGATCATCGCCGAGGTGAAGGCGCAGTACGAGGACATCGCCAACCGCAGCCGCGCCGAGGCCGAGAGCATGTACCAGATCAAG TACGAGGAGTTGAAGACGACGGCCGGGAAGCACGGGGACGACCTGCGCAACACCCGCGGCGAGATCACCGAGCTCAACAGGCTGATCCAGAGGATCCAGGCGGAGATCGAGGCGCTCAAGAACCAG CGAGCCAGCCTGGAGACGGCCATCGCGGAGGCGGAGGAGCGCGGGGAGCTGGCGCTGAAGGACGCCAAGGGGAAGCTGGCGGAGCTGGAGGCCGCCCTGCAGAAGGCGAAGCAGGACATGGCCCGGCAGCTCCGCGAGTACCAGGAGCTCATGAACGTCAAGCTGGCCCTGGACATTGAGATCGCGACCTACAggaagctgctggagggagaggagagcag GCTGGAGTCGGGCATGCAAAACCTGAGCATCCACACCAAGACGACGGGGTACTCGG CGGCCGGCTTCGGGGGGGGCTTCAGCGGGGGCTTCGGGGGGGGCTTTGGCACCTCCTTCGCCAGCTCCGGCTacgccgtgccccccccc gccctggaGAGCTCGTCTGTCCCCAAGTCCCGCGCCATCGTCATCAAGAAGATCGAGACCCGCGACGGCAAGCTGGTGTCCGAGTCCTCCGACGTCCTGGCCAGCtga